The following proteins come from a genomic window of Lycium ferocissimum isolate CSIRO_LF1 chromosome 4, AGI_CSIRO_Lferr_CH_V1, whole genome shotgun sequence:
- the LOC132054702 gene encoding uncharacterized protein LOC132054702, with amino-acid sequence MSILTRAPKNSWQPVMTVSTTVSSYWLNWRFLLCCIWVLASMMFAAILITKYESPRIRKNGSSEPKKESPGLLYQDEVWRPCFKTIHPAWLLAFRVFAFLILLLLLILNVTVDGGEIFYYYTQWTFTLITIYFAIGSILSMYGCYKSHNKVGIDGTDIERLDTEYGSQSTIAAKHMVENAEQPSRQTAEFWEYAFQIIFQMNAGAVTLTDCVFWFLLVPYLTVKGYKLNFWIINMHSVNVIFLLGDTALNCLRFPWFRIGYFFLWTGIYVIFQWAVHACISIWWPYPFLDLSSALSPLWYLLVAFMHIPCYGIFVLVIKLKHHLFTKWFPQSYQCAR; translated from the exons ATGAGTATTTTAACAAGAGCCCCAAAGAATTCTTGGCAGCCAGTAATGACTGTGAGTACAACAGTTTCTAGTTACTGGCTTAATTGGAGGTTTTTGCTATGTTGCATTTGGGTTTTAGCTTCAATGATGTTTGCAGCAATCCTTATAACTAAGTATGAAAGTCCTCGAATTCGAAAAAATGGAAGCAGTGAACCTAAAAAAGAGTCCCCTGGCTTATTGTATCAAGATGAAGTTTGGAGGCCATGTTTCAAAACTATACACCCTGCTTGGCTTCTTGCATTCAGAGTCTTTGCCTTCTTGATTCTTCTCTTGTTGCTAATCCTTAATGTTACCGTTGATGGAGGCGAAATTTTTTACTATTACACTCA GTGGACATTCACACTAATTACTATTTATTTCGCG ATTGGGTCTATTCTGTCAAtgtatggatgttacaagtctCACAACAAAGTTGGTATTGATGGAACTGATATTGAGAGGTTAGATACTGAGTATGGTTCACAAAGTACAATTGCTGCAAAACATATGGTGGAAAATGCAGAACAGCCTTCTCGCCAAACTGCTGAGTTTTGGGAATATGCCTTTCAAATAATCTTCCAG ATGAATGCAGGGGCTGTAACGCTTACAGATTGTGTTTTCTGGTTCCTACTTGTCCCGTATCTGACCGTTAAAGGCTACAAGTTAAATTTT TGGATTATTAATATGCATTCAGTCAATGTTATATTTCTACTTGGTGATACTGCTCTGAATTGCTTG AGATTCCCGTGGTTTCGGATTGGATACTTCTTCCTGTGGACAGgaatatatgttattttccaATGGGCTGTTCATGCCTGCATCTCAATCTG GTGGCCTTATCCATTCCTTGATCTATCATCTGCATTATCACCTTTGTG GTATTTGTTGGTGGCATTTATGCACATACCGTGTTATGgtatttttgttttggttataaAGCTGAAACACCATTTGTTCACGAAGTGGTTTCCTCAGTCGTATCAGTGTGCAAGATGA
- the LOC132054054 gene encoding large ribosomal subunit protein eL42-like produces the protein LLKVNVPKTKKTYCKSKDCKKHTLHKVTQYKKGKDSLAAQGKRRYDRKQSGYGGQTKPVFHKKAKTTKKIVLRLQCQGCKHVSQHPIKRCKHFEIGGDKKGKGTSLF, from the exons CTCTTGAAGGTGAACGTTCCTAAGACAAAGAAGACCTACTGCAAGTCCAAGGACTGCAAGAAGCACACCTTGCATAAGGTCACACAATACAAGAAGGGGAAAGATAGCTTAGCTGCTCAGGGAAAGCGTCGTTATGATCGCAAGCAGTCTGGTTATGGTGGACAAACAAAACCCGTCTTCCACAAAAAG GCAAAGACCACCAAGAAGATTGTCTTGAGATTGCAATGCCAAGGTTGCAAACACGTGTCGCAGCACCCAATCAAG AGGTGCAAGCATTTTGAGATTGGCGGggacaagaaaggaaaaggaacctCTCTTTTCTAG